A part of Longimicrobium sp. genomic DNA contains:
- a CDS encoding carboxypeptidase-like regulatory domain-containing protein: MLKHTGSALVLAALVASGACDGGNVFGSKRVPSGGNGTTGTISGQVQAGGTGLGGVTVLLGTADSTVTNTAGAFTFTNLLPATYNLAVRVPLGYAPAAGETGQRTVTVSASGGTATATFTLQRTTTGVF; encoded by the coding sequence ATGCTCAAGCACACGGGGAGTGCGCTGGTGCTGGCGGCGCTGGTGGCGTCGGGCGCATGCGACGGCGGGAACGTCTTTGGGAGCAAGCGCGTGCCCTCCGGCGGCAACGGCACGACGGGGACGATCAGCGGGCAAGTGCAGGCGGGAGGGACCGGGCTCGGCGGAGTGACGGTGCTGCTGGGGACCGCGGACTCCACGGTCACTAACACCGCGGGAGCGTTCACCTTCACCAACCTGCTGCCGGCGACGTACAACCTCGCCGTCCGCGTGCCGCTGGGCTACGCGCCCGCCGCAGGCGAAACCGGGCAGCGCACCGTCACCGTTTCCGCGAGCGGCGGCACGGCGACGGCAACCTTCACGCTCCAGCGGACGACGACGGGCGTATTCTGA